A stretch of the Rhizobium sp. CCGE531 genome encodes the following:
- a CDS encoding methyl-accepting chemotaxis protein — MSFLQNAKIRTKVLSIIIPMCLIGMAGVLFVSSQYKDSVGTYSNFISNDEAAAVEMARASQRVVALSYNAYQILAYSAKDPEMAKFAKDYEGNRKVLLERLATVRALIPAEADAVDQLIAKANDALALTDQAVKAGLTDDNNGALKLLKQADPLIADEVLAIRQWLDTFNKNIGAKSKTLARQATDTITNTLIALGVLLAGAVLVAILVSARGIAAPIERLRARMVSLADGNTEEPVSGIERKDEVGQMAAAVSVFRDSAIERIRLEQEAAAGRSLSEKERLEREAQKAKDAADAQFAVDSLANGLGELSNGNLVYRIEQPFVAHLDRLRADFNASMTKVEETLVAVGQGGQAIAAGANQIRSAAEDLSKRTEQQAASVEETAAALEEITTTVKDSTRRAEEASSLVGRARIGAEKSGEVMQQAIAAMEAISKSSGEINNIIGVIDDIAFQTNLLALNAGVEAARAGDAGKGFAVVAQEVRELAQRSATAAKEIKALISTSGQQVDSGVTLVTRTGQSLQQIVKEVEEIDSNVRAIVEAAREQATGLQEINTAVNSIDQGTQQNAAMVEESTAASHSLAKEVTALNDILGQFNLQNGRSRARPAAATERSSPAASPARSLRAKIAGAFNGSGAATAASASWEEF; from the coding sequence ATGTCATTTCTTCAGAATGCCAAGATCAGGACGAAAGTACTCTCCATTATAATTCCGATGTGCCTGATCGGGATGGCGGGTGTCCTCTTCGTATCGAGCCAATACAAGGATAGTGTCGGCACTTATTCGAACTTCATTTCGAACGATGAGGCCGCAGCGGTAGAGATGGCGAGGGCCAGCCAACGGGTGGTGGCGCTCAGCTACAATGCTTATCAGATCCTGGCCTACAGCGCGAAAGACCCGGAAATGGCTAAGTTCGCCAAGGATTATGAGGGGAACAGGAAAGTGCTTCTCGAACGCTTGGCAACCGTTCGCGCGCTTATCCCCGCTGAGGCGGACGCAGTGGACCAACTGATAGCGAAGGCCAACGACGCCCTCGCGCTGACCGATCAGGCAGTGAAGGCCGGGCTGACGGACGATAATAACGGCGCGCTCAAGCTGTTGAAGCAGGCGGATCCGCTGATCGCTGACGAGGTTCTTGCGATCCGCCAATGGCTCGATACCTTCAACAAGAATATCGGAGCCAAGAGCAAGACGCTCGCTCGACAGGCCACGGATACCATTACAAACACCCTGATCGCCTTGGGTGTCCTGCTGGCTGGCGCGGTCCTGGTCGCTATTCTCGTCTCCGCGCGCGGCATTGCCGCTCCGATCGAACGGCTGCGGGCGCGCATGGTCTCGCTCGCGGACGGCAATACCGAAGAGCCTGTTTCCGGGATCGAACGCAAGGACGAAGTCGGTCAGATGGCTGCGGCCGTGTCCGTCTTTCGCGACAGCGCCATCGAGCGCATACGGCTGGAGCAGGAAGCCGCTGCCGGCCGCAGCCTCTCCGAAAAGGAAAGACTGGAGCGCGAGGCGCAAAAGGCCAAGGATGCCGCTGACGCGCAATTTGCCGTCGACAGCCTGGCAAATGGCCTCGGAGAGCTTTCAAATGGCAATCTGGTCTATCGCATCGAGCAGCCCTTCGTCGCCCATCTCGATCGCCTCAGAGCAGATTTCAACGCCTCGATGACCAAGGTCGAAGAGACGCTTGTCGCCGTCGGCCAGGGTGGTCAGGCCATAGCCGCCGGCGCCAACCAGATCCGCTCCGCAGCGGAAGATCTCTCCAAGCGGACCGAGCAGCAGGCCGCCTCCGTCGAGGAGACGGCCGCGGCCCTCGAGGAAATCACCACCACCGTCAAGGATTCCACCCGGCGCGCGGAGGAAGCAAGCTCGCTGGTCGGCCGTGCCCGGATCGGCGCGGAGAAATCCGGCGAGGTCATGCAACAGGCGATCGCCGCGATGGAGGCAATCTCGAAGTCGTCGGGCGAAATCAATAATATCATCGGCGTCATCGACGATATCGCCTTCCAGACCAACCTGCTTGCGCTGAACGCCGGTGTCGAGGCGGCGCGTGCGGGCGACGCCGGCAAGGGCTTTGCCGTCGTCGCGCAGGAAGTCCGCGAGCTTGCGCAGCGCTCCGCCACGGCGGCCAAAGAGATCAAGGCGCTCATTTCCACATCTGGACAACAGGTCGACAGCGGCGTCACTCTCGTCACGAGAACCGGGCAATCGCTGCAGCAGATCGTCAAGGAAGTGGAAGAAATCGACAGCAACGTGCGCGCGATCGTCGAGGCGGCCCGCGAACAGGCAACCGGCCTGCAGGAGATCAACACGGCCGTCAACAGCATCGACCAGGGAACGCAGCAGAATGCGGCCATGGTCGAGGAATCGACGGCTGCCAGCCACAGCCTGGCCAAGGAGGTGACGGCGCTGAACGATATCCTCGGGCAGTTCAATCTGCAAAATGGCCGCAGCCGCGCGCGGCCGGCTGCCGCGACGGAACGATCGAGCCCGGCCGCATCGCCGGCGCGCTCGCTCCGGGCCAAGATTGCCGGCGCATTCAATGGCTCCGGTGCAGCCACGGCGGCGTCGGCATCCTGGGAGGAGTTCTGA
- a CDS encoding DUF4143 domain-containing protein has translation MEFSHFRDKQQNEVDIVIENRRGRIVGIEIKAAATASCADFSGLRILAEASGEKFVSGFVLYDHQKVVPFGERLYAVPISASWR, from the coding sequence ATTGAGTTCTCACATTTTCGCGACAAGCAGCAGAACGAAGTCGATATCGTTATCGAAAACAGAAGAGGACGCATTGTCGGCATTGAGATAAAGGCGGCGGCTACCGCATCGTGCGCCGACTTTTCTGGATTGCGAATTCTAGCCGAGGCGTCTGGAGAAAAATTTGTTTCAGGCTTTGTCTTGTATGACCATCAAAAGGTGGTCCCCTTCGGAGAACGCCTTTACGCCGTGCCTATTTCCGCATCGTGGCGTTAG
- a CDS encoding DUF4143 domain-containing protein, translated as MQPWFSNKLKRLIKTPKIHFLDSGVLASLRDLSHDRLRAERGQFGPLLKTFVFAEILKRGWRGRTN; from the coding sequence TTGCAACCCTGGTTTTCCAATAAGCTGAAACGCCTCATCAAGACACCCAAAATACATTTTCTTGATTCTGGTGTTCTCGCTTCTCTGCGAGACCTCTCTCACGACCGGCTACGGGCAGAGAGGGGGCAATTTGGACCATTGCTGAAGACTTTCGTCTTCGCCGAGATTCTTAAACGCGGGTGGCGGGGAAGAACGAATTGA
- a CDS encoding MFS transporter: MTTHTSKPIGVPRAGYQRFVVLALITVILAVSTGDRATLSVAGPGISKDLGISAANMGWLFSAFSWSYFIAQVPSGYIVDRTGAKAAMLLSLAGWSIAITLVSGVGYFAYPVVALYVLRFVLGLLEGPVTPASARIIAAWFPSDERGVAGAIFNSAQYLSLAIFTPLMGALFHYLGWEHIFSVMGVIGLVLALIWWRAYFAPSRHPRVTKEEIAYIKSGGALTDVGGEKIKGDQVQVSTRQVARQILTNRMLLGIFLAQYCIASLSTFFISWFPSYLVQERHFSMLQAGFVASLPAIFGCIGGVSTGFFSDWLLRKSGSLSLARKIPITIGLGLSSTIILCNYTDVNAIVVAIMCAAFFGKGFGALGWTVVADTAPREAIGLTGGLFNAAGSIGGVITPVAIGYIVEGTGSFHGALLYVGLHVIGGVISYWVLVGEIKRFEISKPSADPVSAEFALAKSSDRN, from the coding sequence ATGACAACGCATACTTCCAAGCCCATTGGCGTGCCTCGCGCCGGCTACCAACGGTTCGTCGTGCTCGCGCTCATTACGGTTATCCTGGCCGTGAGCACAGGAGATAGAGCAACCCTCTCTGTCGCTGGCCCTGGGATCTCGAAGGATCTCGGCATCAGCGCCGCGAATATGGGCTGGCTCTTTTCGGCATTCTCATGGAGCTATTTCATCGCACAGGTCCCGTCGGGTTACATAGTCGATCGGACGGGAGCCAAGGCGGCGATGTTGCTGTCGCTGGCCGGATGGTCGATCGCGATCACCCTTGTCAGCGGCGTCGGATATTTCGCCTATCCGGTGGTAGCGCTTTACGTATTGAGGTTCGTGCTCGGGCTGCTGGAGGGACCGGTCACGCCAGCCTCCGCTCGTATCATCGCCGCCTGGTTCCCCTCCGACGAACGAGGCGTTGCCGGCGCGATCTTCAACTCGGCTCAATATCTGTCTCTTGCGATCTTTACGCCCCTGATGGGCGCGCTGTTCCACTATCTCGGCTGGGAACACATCTTCTCCGTCATGGGTGTCATCGGACTGGTGTTGGCACTGATCTGGTGGAGAGCTTATTTTGCCCCCAGTCGTCACCCGCGGGTTACGAAAGAAGAGATCGCCTACATCAAATCAGGCGGAGCATTGACCGATGTGGGAGGGGAGAAAATCAAAGGCGACCAGGTGCAAGTCTCCACCCGGCAGGTCGCCCGACAAATTTTGACGAACCGCATGCTGCTCGGGATTTTCCTCGCCCAATATTGTATTGCCTCGCTTTCAACCTTCTTTATCTCCTGGTTTCCCAGCTATCTGGTTCAGGAAAGACATTTCTCGATGCTTCAGGCCGGATTCGTGGCATCCTTGCCGGCGATTTTCGGATGTATCGGCGGCGTCTCCACCGGATTTTTTTCCGATTGGCTCCTGCGCAAGTCGGGCTCTCTCAGCCTAGCCAGGAAAATCCCGATCACCATCGGCCTCGGCCTGAGTTCCACGATCATTCTGTGCAACTACACGGATGTAAATGCCATCGTCGTTGCGATCATGTGCGCTGCCTTCTTCGGCAAGGGTTTTGGGGCGCTTGGATGGACCGTCGTCGCCGACACCGCACCCAGGGAAGCGATCGGCTTGACTGGCGGCCTGTTCAACGCGGCAGGAAGTATCGGCGGGGTCATCACTCCGGTCGCAATCGGCTATATCGTCGAGGGAACGGGCTCCTTTCACGGCGCGCTCCTCTATGTGGGGCTGCATGTCATAGGCGGGGTCATCAGCTATTGGGTGCTGGTCGGCGAGATCAAGCGATTCGAGATTTCAAAACCATCTGCCGATCCTGTCAGCGCGGAGTTCGCGCTCGCCAAAAGCAGCGATCGCAACTAG
- a CDS encoding ABC transporter substrate-binding protein, whose product MRSSRVFFHTVALSAIMTAGSLGATAAHAADKISIMVGGYEKQIYLPAKLAEGLGYFKEQGLNVELLNEPAGVDAENEMLAGAVQGVVGFYDHCIDLQGKGKFVESVVQFSQAPGEVELVSAKHPEIKSPADFKGKNLGVTGLGSSTNFLTQYLAVKAGLKLGEFTSVPVGAGQTFIAAMQQDAIQAGMTTEPTISRLLKTGEAKTLIDMRTMAGTKAVLGGTYPAASLYMSADWVDAHKEEVQKLANAFVKTLHFINTHSAAEIADKMPKDFYVGDKEGYVKALENGKAMFTPDGVMPEDGPKTVLAVLSEFSKNVQGKSIDLSKTYTTEFVKNAK is encoded by the coding sequence ATGCGTTCATCGCGCGTATTTTTTCATACCGTAGCCCTTTCCGCCATCATGACTGCCGGCTCGCTCGGCGCCACAGCAGCGCATGCCGCCGACAAGATTTCCATCATGGTGGGTGGCTATGAAAAGCAGATCTATCTGCCGGCCAAGCTTGCCGAAGGACTTGGTTATTTCAAGGAGCAGGGGCTGAACGTCGAACTTCTCAATGAGCCTGCAGGTGTTGACGCGGAAAATGAAATGCTTGCAGGCGCCGTCCAGGGCGTGGTCGGCTTCTATGATCATTGCATCGACCTTCAGGGCAAGGGCAAGTTCGTCGAATCCGTCGTGCAGTTCAGCCAGGCACCCGGCGAGGTGGAATTGGTGTCGGCCAAGCATCCGGAAATCAAGTCGCCCGCCGATTTCAAAGGCAAGAACCTCGGTGTCACCGGTCTCGGCTCCTCGACCAACTTCCTGACACAGTATCTGGCCGTCAAGGCTGGCCTGAAGCTAGGAGAGTTCACCTCCGTTCCTGTCGGTGCCGGCCAGACATTTATCGCAGCCATGCAGCAGGACGCGATCCAGGCCGGCATGACGACCGAACCGACGATCTCGCGGCTGTTGAAAACCGGCGAAGCCAAGACCCTCATCGATATGCGCACCATGGCTGGGACTAAGGCCGTTCTGGGTGGAACCTACCCGGCCGCCTCTCTTTATATGAGCGCCGACTGGGTCGATGCTCATAAGGAAGAGGTGCAGAAGCTGGCGAACGCTTTCGTCAAGACGCTGCATTTCATCAACACCCATTCGGCCGCCGAGATCGCCGACAAGATGCCGAAAGACTTTTATGTCGGCGACAAGGAAGGCTATGTGAAGGCGCTGGAAAACGGCAAGGCCATGTTCACGCCCGACGGCGTGATGCCAGAAGATGGGCCGAAGACCGTCCTTGCCGTGCTTTCCGAGTTCTCCAAGAACGTCCAGGGCAAGTCGATCGACCTGTCGAAGACCTATACGACGGAATTCGTCAAGAACGCCAAGTAA
- a CDS encoding ABC transporter ATP-binding protein: MSLLVAHELYRFFHTGEDETFALRGVSLSLSPGEFVVLMGPSGSGKSTLLACLTGLDEPDGGRVLVDGLRLTRRSEAVRARIRATNFGILLQSGNLFAHLTVDQNIRFQMRLANKADDKRLDQLVEMVGLRHRADAFVTQLSGGETARAGLAVALAANPPILVADEPTAEVDADTESRLIDHFETRRRAGLTTLLATHSKALARKADRIIQLRDGRVEDG, encoded by the coding sequence ATGTCGCTGCTTGTCGCGCATGAACTCTACCGATTTTTCCACACAGGCGAGGACGAAACATTCGCCCTGCGCGGAGTTAGCCTATCCCTGTCGCCGGGTGAGTTCGTCGTTTTGATGGGACCGTCCGGTAGCGGCAAGTCCACACTGCTGGCATGCCTGACTGGGCTGGATGAGCCGGACGGCGGCCGTGTCCTGGTGGACGGCTTGCGACTGACCAGGCGATCGGAAGCGGTGCGGGCACGCATCCGCGCGACAAATTTCGGCATTCTTCTCCAGTCGGGCAATCTGTTTGCGCATCTCACTGTGGACCAAAACATCCGCTTCCAGATGAGGCTGGCTAATAAGGCTGACGATAAACGCCTTGATCAGCTGGTGGAAATGGTGGGGTTGCGGCATCGCGCGGATGCCTTCGTCACGCAGCTGTCCGGCGGCGAAACGGCGCGCGCCGGTCTTGCGGTTGCTCTTGCCGCCAATCCGCCGATCCTTGTTGCGGATGAGCCTACCGCGGAAGTCGACGCCGATACTGAATCGCGATTGATCGATCATTTCGAAACCAGGCGACGCGCCGGTCTCACCACTTTGCTTGCAACCCATAGCAAGGCATTGGCTCGAAAGGCTGACAGGATCATCCAGCTGCGTGACGGGAGGGTGGAGGATGGCTGA
- a CDS encoding ABC transporter ATP-binding protein encodes MAEMLTICRNVGRKFLSGTERLSVLQDIDCEIREGDRIALAGPSGSGKTTLLHILGGLDRQTSGEIEWPSLGTIEQLRPRRIGFVFQSPSLFPALTAAQNVDLPAILAGAEIAPGYSRDLLSCFCLGELADKLPEELSGGQAQRIAMVRALALRPKLVLADEPTGQLDGTTAQSFMDAVLEHVEGMGAALVVATHDEAIAARMATRWTMDHGRLSRERMKVAAT; translated from the coding sequence ATGGCTGAGATGCTGACGATCTGCCGGAATGTTGGCCGGAAATTTCTAAGCGGAACCGAGCGTCTGTCCGTGCTGCAAGACATAGACTGCGAGATCCGGGAAGGTGATCGCATTGCCTTGGCCGGTCCCTCCGGCTCTGGCAAGACAACCTTGCTGCATATTCTTGGTGGGCTGGACCGCCAGACGAGCGGTGAGATCGAATGGCCATCTTTGGGCACGATCGAGCAGCTTCGCCCTCGTCGGATCGGCTTCGTGTTCCAGTCGCCCAGCCTGTTTCCCGCCTTGACGGCGGCACAGAATGTCGATCTGCCGGCGATCCTCGCCGGTGCGGAGATAGCGCCCGGCTACAGTCGCGACTTGCTGTCCTGCTTCTGCCTCGGCGAACTTGCGGACAAGCTGCCGGAGGAATTGTCGGGCGGTCAGGCGCAAAGGATCGCAATGGTACGCGCCTTGGCCCTCCGGCCGAAACTCGTCTTGGCCGACGAACCGACCGGACAACTGGACGGGACTACGGCGCAGTCTTTCATGGATGCGGTGCTGGAGCACGTGGAAGGAATGGGAGCTGCCCTGGTCGTTGCCACGCATGACGAAGCGATTGCCGCCCGGATGGCGACGCGCTGGACAATGGATCATGGCCGACTGAGCCGTGAGAGAATGAAAGTGGCGGCGACATGA
- a CDS encoding GFA family protein: MTKLTGSCRCGQVRLAVRGNPLRVGICHCTDCRQESGSAFTYFGVWSSDEFEYEGETREFAGREFCARCGSRVFAIREKEAEIKLGVLTKAPVRLTPTYELWTKRREPWLAPIEGAEQHEEDPMVNSSE; the protein is encoded by the coding sequence GTGACGAAATTGACCGGTTCGTGCCGCTGCGGGCAAGTGCGTTTGGCGGTTCGAGGAAATCCTCTTCGTGTCGGCATTTGTCACTGCACCGATTGCCGGCAGGAGAGCGGCTCGGCCTTTACCTATTTCGGCGTATGGTCTTCAGATGAGTTCGAATATGAGGGCGAAACGAGGGAATTTGCCGGACGGGAATTTTGCGCTCGCTGCGGTTCGCGCGTTTTTGCAATTCGCGAGAAGGAAGCCGAGATAAAGCTCGGTGTCCTGACCAAGGCACCTGTTCGCCTCACCCCCACCTATGAGCTGTGGACGAAGCGCCGGGAACCTTGGCTTGCGCCGATCGAGGGTGCGGAGCAACACGAAGAGGACCCGATGGTGAACTCATCCGAGTGA
- a CDS encoding GntR family transcriptional regulator, with protein MIEAKQGAGREAAFKKIDPALQVTVRDHVYRAIRSAILSGAFATGERINERQLAEQFGVSTTPIKEALRQIETEGLVETLPRRGVAIRFSTQWAEEMILARAALESMIAHLAAKRIDKASGAKLLGTVDVMKTATASGDADRLIALNETFHDHIHRSSRCGYLAKLIERQQFYDASIRRVIHLDSTERQKALSEHASIAEAIVTGDADLAERLMRNHVVRSGETYLSIVFGKQKNI; from the coding sequence ATGATCGAAGCGAAGCAGGGTGCGGGGCGCGAGGCGGCCTTTAAAAAAATTGATCCGGCCTTACAGGTCACGGTACGCGATCATGTCTATCGCGCGATTAGAAGCGCCATCCTGTCGGGTGCCTTCGCGACCGGCGAAAGGATCAACGAGCGGCAGCTGGCAGAGCAATTCGGCGTCAGTACGACGCCAATCAAAGAGGCATTGCGTCAGATCGAAACGGAGGGGCTTGTCGAGACCTTGCCTCGCCGGGGCGTCGCCATCCGTTTCAGCACGCAATGGGCGGAGGAGATGATCCTTGCCCGTGCGGCATTGGAATCAATGATCGCGCATCTGGCCGCCAAACGTATAGACAAAGCATCGGGAGCCAAGCTTCTTGGCACGGTCGATGTCATGAAAACGGCAACCGCATCCGGGGATGCCGATAGGCTGATAGCGCTCAACGAGACGTTTCACGATCATATCCATCGCAGCTCTCGCTGCGGCTATCTCGCGAAACTCATCGAGCGCCAGCAGTTTTACGATGCAAGCATTCGCCGCGTCATTCATCTCGACTCCACGGAGCGGCAGAAGGCCCTCAGCGAGCATGCAAGCATCGCCGAAGCCATCGTTACGGGCGATGCCGATTTGGCGGAGCGCTTGATGCGCAACCATGTCGTCCGCTCGGGCGAGACCTATCTCAGCATCGTCTTTGGAAAGCAGAAGAATATCTGA
- a CDS encoding ABC transporter permease: protein MMFILWIRGVLAHRLARVAGSAVGIGLAVALLAILALFLVSAGASMTSRAVSAVPIDWQVQLVPGADQNAMRKALDKTALIQAARQASYADVIGFEASTSNTVQTTGPGQVIAFDDNYLRDFAKEVRFLSGSRDGVLIAQQTAANLHVGPGDRVTIKRIDLPPLTVTVDGVVDLPDADALFQAVGQPPQAAPQAPPDNVLILSLAQWEQAFDPQAKARPGTTRQQLHVRLVHEALPRDPVSAFTFVTGAARNLEAKVAGQALVADNLGSRLDAVREDARYASVLFLFLGLPGVALALVLTFAVTSSGAARRRIEQALLRVRGAASSTILALSATEATVAAVAGTGLGTAAALWLGPLVPELRMIPGATAPILGLVAVAGLVAGFAAYLYPAWRDLRVNTVSAARRAVAAAGEPVWQRLWLDVVLLAAAGLFFWQAASTGYQIVLAPEGVAGTAVDYKAFIAPALLWLGLALLTLRLSNSVIASNGALLRTFIRPASGALAPIVAAALSRQARRLTAGIAMTALAISFAISTAIFNATYNAQSRVDAELTNGSDVTVFGTLEKPADVHLAALAALPDAAAAEPMQHRFAYVGSDLQDLYGIDPQRIGHATSLSDAYFSGGNATATLTKLAATPDGVLVSEETVQDFQLEQGDTINLRLMDARDHQYHPVPFKFIGVAREFPTAPKDSFLVANAGYIAEKTGDTASEYVLMKAKSDPATLAAEASTLVSSDPSMKITDIGQAAHLIGSSLTAVDLAGLTTIELTFAVVMAAAASGLMLALGLIERRRNFAILSAIGATRPQLSAFLWSEGLLIFVGGVVFGVLSGIATAWMLVKLLTGVFDPPPEKLSIPWIYLGIVLSLVVAAIVTAVLAARPPRGHDAEYLRDF from the coding sequence ATGATGTTTATTCTGTGGATCCGAGGCGTCCTTGCCCATCGGCTTGCCCGTGTTGCGGGTTCAGCGGTGGGCATCGGGCTTGCGGTGGCCCTCCTTGCCATATTGGCGCTGTTCCTGGTCAGCGCTGGGGCTTCCATGACCTCCCGCGCGGTATCGGCGGTGCCCATCGACTGGCAGGTTCAACTCGTACCGGGCGCGGATCAGAACGCGATGCGAAAGGCATTGGATAAAACGGCGCTTATCCAGGCGGCGCGCCAGGCAAGCTATGCCGATGTCATCGGATTCGAAGCGAGCACCAGCAACACTGTCCAGACGACCGGGCCGGGACAGGTGATCGCGTTCGACGACAACTATCTGCGCGATTTTGCCAAGGAGGTCCGGTTCCTTTCCGGCAGTCGCGACGGCGTCCTCATTGCGCAGCAGACTGCTGCCAACCTGCATGTCGGGCCGGGAGACCGGGTGACGATCAAGCGGATAGACTTGCCGCCACTGACTGTGACGGTGGACGGCGTAGTCGATCTTCCCGACGCCGATGCGCTGTTCCAGGCGGTCGGCCAGCCACCCCAAGCAGCTCCGCAGGCGCCTCCGGATAACGTGCTCATCCTGTCACTGGCCCAATGGGAGCAGGCCTTCGATCCTCAGGCGAAGGCGCGTCCCGGCACTACCCGTCAACAGTTGCATGTCAGGCTCGTTCACGAAGCCCTGCCGCGGGATCCGGTATCGGCCTTCACCTTCGTCACCGGCGCCGCAAGGAACCTGGAAGCAAAGGTCGCGGGACAGGCCCTGGTCGCGGACAATCTAGGCTCCCGCCTCGACGCGGTGCGCGAAGATGCGCGCTACGCTTCCGTGCTGTTTCTGTTTCTTGGCCTGCCTGGCGTCGCGCTGGCTCTGGTTCTGACCTTCGCGGTAACGTCGTCGGGTGCCGCACGCCGTCGTATCGAGCAGGCGCTGCTGCGTGTTCGTGGCGCCGCCTCTTCGACAATCCTCGCTTTGTCCGCCACCGAGGCAACGGTGGCCGCGGTCGCCGGTACGGGGCTTGGAACTGCGGCAGCGTTGTGGCTAGGGCCCTTGGTGCCGGAGCTGCGCATGATTCCGGGAGCGACCGCTCCAATCCTGGGCCTCGTGGCCGTCGCCGGACTCGTCGCGGGCTTTGCCGCCTATCTTTATCCCGCCTGGCGAGACTTGCGCGTGAATACAGTCAGCGCGGCGCGGCGCGCGGTTGCCGCGGCCGGAGAGCCGGTATGGCAGCGCCTGTGGCTGGACGTAGTGCTACTTGCGGCGGCGGGTCTATTCTTCTGGCAGGCGGCAAGCACCGGATATCAGATCGTGCTGGCACCGGAAGGCGTCGCGGGGACGGCCGTGGACTATAAGGCATTCATAGCGCCTGCCTTGTTGTGGCTTGGCCTGGCGCTGCTGACGCTGCGGTTGTCGAACAGCGTGATCGCGAGCAATGGGGCGCTTCTTCGAACCTTCATAAGGCCCGCCAGCGGTGCGCTCGCGCCTATCGTGGCCGCCGCATTGTCCCGGCAGGCCCGCCGGCTCACGGCAGGCATCGCCATGACGGCGCTGGCAATCTCATTCGCTATCTCGACAGCAATTTTCAATGCCACCTACAATGCACAGTCGCGTGTGGACGCAGAACTTACAAATGGATCCGATGTCACCGTATTCGGTACGTTGGAAAAGCCCGCCGATGTGCATCTGGCCGCGCTCGCCGCCTTGCCGGATGCTGCCGCGGCCGAACCGATGCAGCATCGCTTCGCTTATGTCGGATCCGACCTCCAGGATCTCTACGGCATTGATCCCCAGCGCATTGGGCACGCGACGAGCCTTTCGGATGCCTATTTCAGCGGCGGCAACGCGACCGCCACACTCACCAAGCTGGCCGCAACGCCGGACGGTGTGCTCGTGTCGGAAGAGACGGTTCAGGATTTCCAGCTCGAGCAGGGCGACACGATCAACTTGCGGCTGATGGATGCCCGAGACCATCAATATCATCCGGTGCCGTTCAAGTTCATCGGGGTCGCGCGCGAGTTTCCGACCGCGCCGAAAGATTCGTTCCTCGTGGCCAATGCCGGCTACATCGCTGAAAAGACCGGGGACACCGCTTCGGAATATGTGCTGATGAAGGCCAAGAGCGACCCGGCAACCCTCGCCGCGGAAGCGTCCACCCTCGTTTCATCCGATCCATCGATGAAAATCACCGACATCGGTCAGGCCGCTCACCTGATCGGTTCGAGCCTCACAGCCGTCGATCTGGCCGGCCTGACGACGATAGAGCTGACATTCGCCGTGGTGATGGCCGCCGCAGCGAGTGGGCTGATGCTAGCGCTGGGCCTGATCGAACGGCGCAGGAACTTCGCCATTCTGAGCGCCATCGGGGCAACCCGCCCGCAACTATCGGCCTTTCTCTGGAGCGAAGGCCTTCTCATTTTTGTCGGAGGGGTCGTTTTCGGCGTGCTGTCCGGGATAGCGACGGCCTGGATGCTGGTGAAGCTGCTGACTGGCGTATTCGATCCACCACCCGAAAAACTGTCTATACCTTGGATCTATCTTGGTATCGTCTTGTCTCTGGTGGTCGCGGCCATCGTGACGGCAGTTCTAGCAGCAAGACCTCCACGAGGGCACGACGCAGAGTATTTGAGGGATTTCTGA